The Henckelia pumila isolate YLH828 chromosome 2, ASM3356847v2, whole genome shotgun sequence genome includes a window with the following:
- the LOC140882178 gene encoding glycosyltransferase BC10-like encodes MQTRVGSFASLEDDKDPLFRTATLSNRPLPLRLLQFFLLLLGIGLVFSFHSMYSSQNVQVQSVHPDVQTKIQPCIQEPMNVKGLIKPPFSLLHDMNDTELLWRASFVPMIKDYPFHRTPKIAFMFLTRGPLPMAPLWERFFNGNEKLYSIYIHSLPSYEPEFRPSSVFYGRQIPSQMAEWGMMSMCDAERRLLANALLDISNEWFVLVSEACIPLQNFSIIHRYISRSRYSFIGAVDEPGPYGRGRYDDQMSPEVNLTNWRKGSQWFEVNRKLAINMVRDTTYYPKFEQFCRPACYVDEHYFPTMLSIESPRLLANRSVTWVDWSRGGAHPATFGKADITEKFFDNIFGSGQCIYNNQPTSLCFLFARKFAPNALETLLEHSSEFFGY; translated from the exons ATGCAAACAAGAGTGGGGAGTTTTGCTTCATTGGAGGATGACAAAGATCCTCTGTTTAGAACTGCAACTCTATCCAACAGGCCTTTGCCACTCAGATTACTTCAGTTTTTCTTGCTTTTGTTGGGAATCGGTTTAGTTTTTTCATTTCATAGTATGTATTCAAGCCAGAATGTCCAAGTACAGAGTGTACATCCTGATGTTCAAACAAAAATTCAACCCTGCATTCAAGAACCAATGAATGTAAAGGGTTTGATCAAACCGCCGTTTAGCCTTTTGCATGACATGAATGATACAGAGCTTCTTTGGCGGGCATCGTTTGTTCCTATGATTAAAGATTATCCCTTCCACAGAACTCCCAAAATTGCATTCATGTTCTTGACGAGAGGACCTTTGCCCATGGCACCCTTGTGGGAAAGATTTTTTAATGGAAACGAGAAGCTATATTCGATATACATTCATTCATTGCCGTCATATGAGCCCGAGTTTCGGCCTTCTTCAGTTTTCTATGGCAGGCAAATTCCGAGCCAG atggctgAGTGGGGAATGATGAGTATGTGTGATGCTGAGAGACGACTTCTTGCTAACGCGTTGCTGGATATCTCCAACGAATGGTTCGTCCTTGTATCAGAAGCATGCATTCCTCTTCAAAATTTCAGCATTATTCACCGCTATATATCAAGATCCCGCTACAGCTTCATCGGTGCTGTTGACGAGCCTGGCCCGTATGGTAGAGGACGTTATGATGACCAAATGTCTCCCGAAGTCAACCTCACCAATTGGCGGAAAGGGTCTCAATGGTTTGAAGTTAATCGAAAACTGGCAATCAATATGGTTCGAGACACCACTTATTACCCCAAGTTCGAGCAATTCTGCAGACCAGCATGTTATGTGGACGAGCATTATTTTCCGACCATGTTGAGCATCGAATCTCCTCGTCTACTGGCAAACAGAAGTGTCACTTGGGTAGACTGGTCGAGGGGCGGCGCTCACCCTGCTACATTTGGAAAAGCCGATATAACAGAGAAATTCTTTGACAACATATTTGGAAGCGGGCAATGCATTTACAACAATCAGCCGACTTCCCTTTGTTTCCTGTTTGCAAGAAAGTTTGCTCCCAATGCTTTGGAAACCTTACTTGAACATTCATCGGAATTTTTTGGATATTGA
- the LOC140883555 gene encoding uncharacterized protein — MTDYKQEQDMEIEALEAILMDDFNEIHSSESGLNTSNRCFQIILSPQDDEADDSTNPSVQLGLIFSHTENYPDEPPLLNVRSVKGIQPADIKVLKAKLEQEATENLGMAMVYTLVTSAKEWLSERFSQDNGDENADEDGDAKDEIIIPHGEPVTVETFLAWRERFEAELALERAKIMPDSALAVQKEKKLTGRTWFESGRASSKGSAPVAEGGSDGDEEDIDFDEDDDFEDDEEDMLEHYLAVK; from the exons ATGACAG ACTATAAGCAGGAGCAGGACATGGAAATTGAGGCCTTGGAAGCCATTCTGATGGATGATTTCAATG AAATTCACTCTAGCGAAAGTGGCCTTAACACTTCAAATCGTTGCTTTCAAATAATCCTCTCTCCTCAG GATGATGAGGCAGATGATTCAACAAATCCTTCAG TTCAGCTGGGTTTGATATTCTCTCACACAGAAAATTATCCCGATGAGCCTCCACTTTTGAATGTCAGGAG TGTGAAAGGAATTCAACCTGCAGATATCAAAGTTCTGAAAGCAAAACTTGAACAAGAG GCAACTGAGAATCTTGGCATGGCTATGGTATACACATTGGTTACATCAGCTAAGGAGTGGCTTTCTGAGAGATTTTCTCAAGACAATGGAGATGAGAATGCTGATGAAGATGGGGATGCAAAAGATGAG ATTATTATCCCACATGGAGAACCGGTCACCGTCGAAACGTTTTTGGCATGGAGAGAGAGATTTGAAGCAGAATTAGCACTGGAAAGAGCCAA GATCATGCCTGATTCTGCACTTGCCGTGCAAAAGGAAAAAAAGCTTACGGGCAGAACCTGGTTTGAAAGTGGAAGAGCTTCCTCG AAAGGTTCAGCCCCTGTTGCGGAAGGTGGTTCCGATGGAGACGAGGAGGATATTGATTTTGACGAGGATGACGACTTTGAAG ATGATGAAGAAGACATGCTCGAGCACTATCTGGCCGTGAAATGA
- the LOC140882160 gene encoding uncharacterized protein At1g51745-like, which translates to MVNSGNDPVKGIDPSAGGLVWVRRRNGSWWPGRILGADELPDNCVPIPRFGTPVKLLGREDASVDWYNLEKSKRIKAFRCGEFNDCIEKAKAAASHSSKKAVKYARREDAIIQALEIENDHLENKHPEFCAEPNVHDEEHQHVDESPSSFHTSEESEDLDENLSDSELSNSSQESEDGSDSAQEMSQSGGESDLVDLAKGGSRWWRTPNDSEDDGTEGVKRMRGLEDLGMGVAPSLKRKRSQVARVHEFLKRKNRRRTLTKVLECTPVVPVPNSALSPPNGSAVFEASDSKVSGLESYESKKNSSVVINNNSDSTGVSCENMITSLREPNHASNASLRCKQKENEISSVMDIPENDSLQRLFDVPLVTEEKRSAGMSKFVSGASQKPHTGAGAQSSQSSHIETEHNESGSASSGTAEIHNIEQRIEKATSKWQLKGKRNSRSRKVDLDEEADTGFQVGSSQNMDFNRVGGTLMTVGYTSRVKSRPVSEIQGVESRGWGWNAQKGFRAAHLTPELPVPQRQLPYRQSRFTVNPKYDSSEFSLRHHITGSGLYEVHVEVKATSSRPQRVPYISLMSKLSGQPIIGHPIIIEKLKDGFCDNLIRTTECYGSSSEFEHCLGEDPSDFQGLDMAYKQKPRGRPPRKHGPPRSRRNNILSKKTRKLSSLTGTRKNQEKKPVVEKLKGPSIACVPLSIVFSRINAAMNSSMRSAPRLTKSEDT; encoded by the exons ATGGTGAATTCCGGCAATGACCCTGTCAAGGGCATTGACCCATCGGCGGGTGGATTAGTTTGGGTTCGCCGGAGAAATGGGTCTTGGTGGCCGGGTCGAATTCTAGGAGCAGATGAGTTACCTGATAACTGTGTACCGATACCAAGATTTGGGACACCTGTTAAACTTCTTGGTAGGGAGGATGCAAGTGT GGACTGGTATAATCTCGAAAAATCAAAAAGAATTAAAGCTTTCCGTTGTGGGGAGTTCAATGATTGCATTGAGAAAGCTAAGGCGGCTGCTTCTCATTCATCTAAGAAGGCTGTGAAATACGCAAGAAGAGAAGATGCCATCATTCAGGCGCTTGAGATTGAAAATGATCATCTTGAAAACAAGCATCCGGAATTCTGTGCTGAACCAAACGTACATGATGAGGAGCATCAACATGTCGATGAATCACCTTCTTCATTCCATACAAGTGAAGAAAGCGAAGATTTGGACGAGAACTTGAGTGATAGTGAATTATCAAATTCAAGCCAAGAAAGTGAAGATGGTTCTGATTCCGCCCAAGAGATGTCACAATCCGGTGGGGAATCTGATCTTGTAGATTTGGCGAAGGGTGGGTCTAGGTGGTGGAGGACTCCAAATGATTCGGAGGACGATGGGACAGAAGGGGTAAAGCGTATGAGAGGACTTGAGGACCTGGGAATGGGTGTGGCACCATCTTTGAAAAGGAAAAGATCTCAGGTTGCTCGTGTTCATGAGTTCTTGAAGAGGAAAAATCGCCGGCGCACTTTGACAAAAGTTTTGGAGTGCACTCCAGTGGTGCCTGTTCCCAATAGTGCCTTGTCCCCTCCAAATGGATCAGCTGTCTTTGAAGCTTCTGACAGTAAGGTTTCTGGGTTAGAATCTTATGAGTCAAAAAAGAACAGCTCAGTTGTGATCAATAATAACTCTGACAGTACCGGAGTTTCATGTGAGAACATGATAACATCATTAAGGGAACCTAATCACGCCAGCAATGCCTCGCTTAGATGCAAACAGAAGGAGAATGAAATATCCAGCGTGATGGATATTCCTGAGAATGATTCTCTTCAAAGATTGTTTGATGTTCCTCTTGTTACTGAAGAAAAACGCTCCGCAG GCATGTCCAAGTTTGTTTCTGGTGCATCACAGAAGCCACACACCGGTGCTGGAGCACAATCTAGCCAAAGTAGTCACATTGAAACCGAGCATAACGAATCAGGTTCTGCTAGTTCTGGGACTGCTGAGATTCACAATATTGAGCAAAGAATCGAGAAAGCTACCTCTAAGTGGCAATTAAAAGGTAAGAGGAATTCAAGATCAAGAAAAGTAGATTTAGACGAGGAGGCAGACACAGGTTTCCAAGTTGGCTCTAGTCAAAACATGGACTTCAATCGTGTTGGTGGGACCCTCATGACGGTCGGCTACACCTCTCGCGTAAAATCAAGACCAGTTTCAGAGATCCAGGGTGTTGAATCTCGTGGTTGGGGCTGGAATGCTCAAAAAGGTTTTCGTGCTGCACATTTAACACCTGAGCTTCCGGTACCTCAGAGGCAGCTCCCCTATCGCCAGTCTCGTTTCACAGTCAACCCGAAATATGACTCTTCTGAATTTTCTCTTAGACACCATATTACAGGATCTGGATTGTACGAAGTCCATGTGGAGGTGAAAGCCACCAGCTCTCGCCCTCAGCGAGTCCCATATATTTCTCTTATGAGCAAACTGAGTGGCCAGCCTATCATCGGTCATCCAATCATTATTGAAAAGTTAAAAGATGGTTTTTGTGACAATCTAATCAGGACTACAGAATGTTATGGTAGCAGCTCTGAGTTCGAGCATTGCCTGGGTGAAGATCCCTCTGATTTCCAAGGTCTTGATATGGCTTACAAACAGAAGCCACGTGGACGGCCCCCAAGGAAGCATGGGCCTCCAAGATCAAGGCGAAACAATATCTTGTCTAAGAAGACCAGGAAACTGTCCTCTCTAACAGGTACGCGaaaaaatcaagaaaagaaGCCGGTAGTTGAAAAACTCAAGGGCCCTTCTATTGCTTGCGTCCCGTTGAGCATAGTTTTCAGTAGAATAAACGCAGCGATGAATAGTTCAATGCGATCTGCACCTCGTCTTACTAAATCAGAGGATACATGA